Proteins encoded within one genomic window of Halopiger aswanensis:
- a CDS encoding alpha/beta hydrolase, which produces MTDVLVPGGRDVRGTLEEPADGEPDAIVVACPPHPQQGGSRSDRRLVAVGDVLTDAGIACLRFDYGEWDEGYGELADARNAVRWAADRYERVGLFGYSFGATLALLAAAESETVDAVAALAPTARLADDLDAVAALESISCPVQVCYGERDRTVEWEPIVESIRETAAEAERDGDKTLVALSGDHFFVGQQTSIADDVVAFFESRLRESGDRR; this is translated from the coding sequence ATGACCGACGTTCTCGTTCCCGGCGGGCGCGACGTCCGCGGGACGCTCGAGGAACCCGCGGACGGCGAGCCGGATGCGATCGTGGTCGCCTGCCCGCCCCACCCACAGCAAGGAGGGTCGCGAAGCGACCGCCGCCTCGTCGCCGTCGGCGACGTCCTCACGGACGCGGGGATCGCCTGCCTCCGATTCGACTACGGCGAGTGGGACGAGGGCTACGGCGAACTCGCCGACGCCCGAAACGCCGTCCGCTGGGCCGCCGACCGCTACGAGCGCGTCGGCCTGTTCGGCTACAGCTTCGGCGCGACACTCGCGCTGCTGGCCGCCGCCGAGTCCGAGACCGTCGACGCCGTCGCCGCGCTCGCCCCGACGGCGCGACTGGCCGACGACCTCGACGCCGTCGCGGCCCTCGAGTCGATCTCGTGTCCGGTGCAGGTGTGCTACGGCGAGCGGGATCGGACGGTCGAGTGGGAGCCGATCGTCGAGTCCATCCGGGAGACAGCCGCTGAAGCAGAACGAGACGGTGACAAAACCCTCGTCGCCCTTTCGGGCGACCACTTCTTCGTCGGCCAGCAGACGTCGATCGCCGACGATGTCGTCGCGTTTTTCGAATCGAGACTCCGCGAGTCGGGCGACCGGCGGTAA